From Planctomycetota bacterium, the proteins below share one genomic window:
- a CDS encoding HEPN domain-containing protein: MSDAQQDVKDLWRKAQDSVKVAGELLDQKHEDYAATSAYHAAFFAASALLLAGGKSFAAHGAVRAYLHKHYVRKGGLSREAAAAYNALFSLCDAGGRGVAKQVSPAKARKALDDARAFLAAVEALLVAQAAGD, translated from the coding sequence ATGAGTGACGCCCAGCAGGACGTGAAGGACTTGTGGCGGAAGGCCCAGGACTCGGTGAAAGTGGCGGGCGAGCTGCTCGACCAGAAGCACGAGGACTATGCGGCGACCTCGGCGTATCACGCGGCGTTCTTCGCGGCGTCGGCCCTGTTGCTGGCGGGGGGCAAGAGCTTTGCCGCGCACGGCGCTGTGCGGGCTTACTTACACAAACACTATGTGCGCAAAGGGGGCCTGAGCCGCGAGGCGGCCGCCGCCTACAACGCGCTCTTTAGCCTCTGCGACGCCGGCGGCCGGGGCGTAGCGAAACAGGTCTCCCCCGCCAAGGCCAGGAAGGCCCTCGACGACGCCCGGGCGTTCCTTGCCGCCGTCGAGGCGCTGTTGGTCGCGCAGGCGGCAGGCGACTGA